The following coding sequences lie in one Deltaproteobacteria bacterium genomic window:
- a CDS encoding 50S ribosomal protein L25 — MAIERLELEVSLRDGRGKSVTRKLRAAGQVPAVVYGSGISPTAICVESLALAKVLRGGANALVDLKGAKAIEGKPVLVKEIQRDPLSRRVVHCDLYAVNLQARLDVEIPIHFVGVPRGVALDGGVLEPLLRTLEVSCMPLAIPESIDVDVSDLGIGDAIHVRDITFPADVVSKTDRDLTVTHVVAPRLEEVAAPVAVEGAAVEGEAAPAAGAAPAAGAAKSGE; from the coding sequence ATGGCGATCGAAAGACTCGAGCTCGAGGTGAGCCTGCGCGACGGGCGCGGCAAGAGCGTCACGCGCAAGCTTCGCGCCGCGGGCCAGGTCCCCGCCGTCGTCTACGGAAGCGGCATCTCGCCGACGGCGATCTGTGTCGAGAGCCTCGCGCTCGCGAAGGTCCTGCGCGGCGGCGCAAACGCCCTCGTCGATCTGAAGGGCGCCAAGGCGATCGAGGGCAAGCCGGTGCTGGTGAAGGAGATCCAGCGCGATCCCCTGTCGCGGCGGGTGGTCCACTGCGACCTCTACGCCGTGAACCTGCAGGCGCGGCTCGACGTCGAGATCCCGATCCACTTCGTCGGCGTGCCGCGCGGCGTCGCGCTCGACGGCGGCGTGCTCGAGCCGCTGCTGCGCACGCTCGAGGTCTCCTGCATGCCGCTGGCGATTCCGGAGTCGATCGATGTCGACGTCTCGGATCTCGGCATCGGCGACGCGATCCACGTGCGCGACATCACGTTCCCGGCCGACGTCGTCAGCAAGACCGATCGCGACCTGACGGTCACGCACGTCGTCGCGCCGAGGCTCGAGGAGGTCGCTGCACCGGTCGCTGTCGAGGGCGCGGCGGTCGAGGGCGAGGCCGCACCGGCCGCGGGCGCCGCGCCGGCCGCGGGCGCGGCGAAGTCCGGGGAGTAG
- the rpsF gene encoding 30S ribosomal protein S6, with protein MREYEFVYVIQPDATPEREAEIHQRIDQVVADQNGRFLLRDDWGKRRLAYEIKKFQKGHYFQVNFLGSGKEIGEIERLMRIDADVLRYLSVLADEEVTDIETRVVEAAKQAAEQAQRRAEREAERVAREERDKERERGAPVGDDDEDEPRFRADDEDEE; from the coding sequence GTGCGAGAGTACGAGTTTGTCTACGTGATCCAGCCCGACGCGACTCCGGAGCGCGAGGCCGAGATCCACCAGCGCATCGATCAGGTCGTCGCCGACCAGAACGGGCGCTTCCTGCTTCGCGACGACTGGGGCAAGCGCCGGCTCGCCTACGAGATCAAGAAGTTCCAGAAGGGCCATTACTTCCAGGTGAACTTTCTCGGCAGCGGCAAGGAGATCGGCGAGATCGAGCGGCTCATGCGGATCGACGCCGACGTGCTCCGCTACCTCTCGGTGCTCGCCGACGAAGAGGTCACCGACATCGAGACCCGCGTGGTCGAGGCGGCCAAACAGGCCGCCGAGCAGGCCCAGCGGCGCGCGGAGCGCGAAGCCGAGCGGGTGGCGCGCGAGGAGCGCGACAAGGAGCGCGAGCGCGGCGCTCCGGTGGGCGACGACGACGAGGACGAGCCGCGCTTCCGGGCCGACGACGAGGACGAGGAGTAG
- a CDS encoding aminoacyl-tRNA hydrolase translates to MLLFVGLGNPGPRYAETPHNAGFAVCDRLIAKHRFPAAAEKFQGLFTRGKLSGREVGILKPQTFMNLSGQSVSSALRYLPVEPPDLVVVFDEMDIPGGKLRLRRSGGHGGHNGLRSIIEQLGSSDFPRIRVGIGRPPAGREPTGHLLSKVHADDRQRYSATIDLAVDALEMVASQGFEAAMNHFNGLPAVGPLASPDAPV, encoded by the coding sequence ATGCTGCTCTTCGTCGGACTCGGAAATCCCGGGCCCCGCTACGCCGAGACCCCGCACAACGCCGGATTCGCGGTCTGCGATCGCCTGATCGCGAAGCACCGCTTCCCGGCGGCGGCCGAGAAGTTCCAGGGCCTGTTCACCCGCGGCAAGCTCTCGGGTCGGGAGGTCGGCATCCTGAAGCCACAGACCTTCATGAATCTCTCCGGCCAGTCGGTTTCCTCCGCGCTGCGCTACCTGCCGGTCGAGCCTCCGGACCTGGTGGTCGTGTTCGACGAGATGGACATCCCCGGCGGCAAGCTGCGGCTTCGCCGCTCCGGCGGGCACGGGGGCCACAACGGCCTGCGCTCGATCATCGAGCAGCTCGGCTCTTCCGACTTCCCGCGGATCCGCGTCGGGATCGGCCGCCCGCCCGCGGGCCGCGAGCCGACCGGCCACCTGCTCTCGAAGGTCCACGCGGACGATCGCCAGCGCTACTCGGCCACGATCGATCTCGCGGTCGACGCGCTCGAGATGGTGGCGAGCCAGGGATTCGAGGCGGCGATGAACCACTTCAACGGGCTTCCGGCGGTCGGGCCGCTGGCGTCGCCGGACGCCCCGGTCTAG
- a CDS encoding CDP-alcohol phosphatidyltransferase family protein: MSSAGDGLVIKERLGSDVDAVVYRLFPFVRSLRIHPDTLTLTGALVSLAAAWALAEEQRFGAGLLLMVAGFFDLVDGVVARQQGLSSSAGAFFDSSIDRLSDLVIFGGIAVARASAGDTGGTVLVMWAITATVMTSYTRASAEKRLHTLKVGVMERGERFGVLIVGALSGFLLTAVFAIAVGATITALQRVREGRRLLRELDATGVDPTREEVASGG, translated from the coding sequence ATCTCTAGCGCCGGAGACGGCCTCGTGATCAAGGAACGCCTCGGATCGGACGTCGACGCGGTCGTGTACCGCCTGTTTCCGTTCGTGCGCTCGCTGCGCATACACCCCGACACCCTCACGCTGACGGGCGCGCTGGTCTCGCTCGCAGCGGCGTGGGCGCTCGCGGAGGAGCAGCGATTCGGCGCGGGTCTGCTGCTCATGGTCGCGGGCTTCTTCGATCTGGTCGACGGTGTGGTGGCGCGGCAGCAGGGGCTCTCGTCGAGCGCGGGCGCGTTCTTCGACTCGTCGATCGACCGGCTCTCCGACCTCGTGATCTTCGGCGGAATCGCCGTCGCGCGCGCATCGGCGGGCGACACGGGTGGAACCGTGCTGGTGATGTGGGCGATCACGGCGACCGTGATGACGAGCTACACGCGCGCATCCGCCGAGAAGCGCCTGCACACGCTGAAGGTCGGCGTGATGGAGCGCGGCGAGCGGTTCGGCGTGCTGATCGTCGGGGCGCTCTCGGGCTTCTTGCTCACGGCGGTCTTCGCGATCGCGGTCGGGGCGACGATCACGGCTCTGCAGCGGGTGCGTGAGGGGCGCCGGCTGCTGCGCGAGCTCGACGCGACCGGCGTCGATCCGACCCGCGAGGAGGTGGCCAGTGGCGGGTGA
- a CDS encoding ribose-phosphate pyrophosphokinase, whose protein sequence is MASNITKIFTGNASPALAGAICEHLDLELGRVEVGTFADGETSVDIGENVRGMDVFVIQSTCAPANTNLMELLILLDALRRSSVRRVTAVIPYYGYARQDRKVKPRTPITAKLVADLISTAGAERVLCLDLHAGQIQGFFNIPVDNIYGMPVLLQQIRTLVPPSDEVVVVSPDAGGVERARAFAKRLDATIAIGDKRRERKDIAEVTRIVGDVDGKTAVIVDDIVSTGGSIVQTAEALREAGAKSVLAAITHPVLAGEAVKRIEESCIERFITTDTIPVKQAVRDSEKFVITTVAHLLGEAIRRIHNEESVSSLFV, encoded by the coding sequence ATGGCCAGCAACATCACGAAGATCTTCACGGGCAACGCGAGCCCCGCGCTGGCGGGCGCAATCTGCGAGCACCTCGACCTCGAGCTCGGACGCGTAGAGGTCGGCACGTTCGCGGACGGCGAGACGTCGGTCGACATCGGCGAGAACGTGCGCGGAATGGACGTCTTCGTGATCCAGTCCACCTGCGCGCCCGCGAACACGAACCTGATGGAGCTCCTGATCCTGCTCGACGCGCTGCGCCGCTCGTCGGTCCGCAGGGTCACGGCGGTGATTCCGTACTACGGCTACGCCCGCCAGGATCGGAAGGTGAAGCCGCGCACGCCGATCACCGCGAAGCTGGTCGCCGATCTGATCTCCACCGCGGGTGCCGAGCGGGTGCTCTGTCTCGACCTGCACGCCGGCCAGATCCAGGGCTTCTTCAACATCCCGGTCGACAACATCTACGGCATGCCGGTCCTGTTGCAGCAGATCCGCACGCTCGTGCCGCCGAGCGACGAGGTCGTCGTGGTCTCGCCGGACGCGGGCGGAGTCGAGCGCGCGCGCGCCTTCGCCAAGCGCCTCGATGCGACCATCGCGATCGGCGACAAGCGGCGCGAGCGCAAGGACATCGCCGAGGTCACGCGAATCGTCGGCGACGTCGACGGCAAGACCGCCGTGATCGTCGACGACATCGTCAGCACCGGCGGCTCGATCGTGCAGACCGCGGAGGCGCTGCGCGAGGCGGGCGCGAAGAGCGTGCTGGCCGCGATCACCCACCCGGTGCTCGCCGGCGAGGCGGTCAAGCGCATCGAGGAATCCTGCATCGAGCGCTTCATCACGACCGATACCATCCCGGTGAAGCAGGCGGTGCGCGACAGCGAGAAGTTCGTGATCACGACCGTGGCGCATCTCCTCGGCGAGGCGATCCGGCGCATCCACAATGAAGAGTCCGTGAGCTCGCTCTTCGTCTGA
- a CDS encoding LD-carboxypeptidase: protein MGRRLGAVRGPRRSGAAVLTRGRAPLRLVKPRALRPGAAIGVCAPAGPVNPEVLDACLAWLSEQGHPIVLGKHLRARAGYLAGGDAERLEDLLALVRDPNVAVILCARGGYGVGRILRGVPPLELREARKLVVGYSDATLLLSFLHRCAGLASLHGPMLEREDVTPAARARELALMRGEPAGLAALTGRPVREGVVEAPLVGGNLKLLQASIGTEWQVDLRGAVLFLEEVSEAPYSLDRALVHLREAGVLDGVRGVALGQLVRCESERYPGASAGETVREILSSSIDGPIVEDLPFGHVADNHALGVGVRCRLDGARGELALLEPVVEVDS from the coding sequence ATCGGCCGACGTCTGGGGGCCGTCCGCGGGCCGCGGAGAAGTGGAGCCGCCGTTCTGACGCGCGGCCGCGCTCCGCTCCGGCTGGTGAAACCTCGGGCGCTGCGGCCCGGCGCCGCGATCGGCGTCTGCGCGCCGGCCGGACCCGTGAATCCCGAAGTCCTCGACGCCTGTCTCGCCTGGCTCTCCGAGCAGGGGCATCCGATCGTGCTCGGCAAGCACCTGCGCGCGCGCGCCGGCTATCTCGCCGGGGGCGATGCCGAGCGCCTGGAGGATCTGCTCGCGCTGGTCCGGGACCCGAACGTCGCGGTGATCCTCTGCGCGCGCGGCGGGTACGGCGTCGGCCGCATCCTGCGCGGCGTTCCGCCGCTCGAGCTTCGCGAGGCGCGCAAGCTCGTGGTCGGCTACAGCGACGCGACGCTTCTGCTCTCGTTCCTGCACCGCTGCGCCGGGCTCGCCTCTCTGCACGGCCCCATGCTCGAGCGCGAAGACGTCACGCCTGCGGCGCGCGCGCGCGAGCTCGCGCTGATGCGAGGCGAGCCCGCGGGCCTGGCCGCGCTCACCGGCCGACCCGTTCGCGAGGGCGTGGTCGAGGCCCCGCTCGTCGGTGGGAACCTGAAGCTCCTGCAGGCGAGCATCGGCACGGAGTGGCAGGTCGACCTTCGCGGCGCGGTGCTCTTCCTCGAAGAGGTCTCCGAGGCGCCGTACTCGCTCGACCGCGCGCTGGTTCACCTGCGCGAGGCGGGCGTGCTCGACGGCGTGCGCGGCGTCGCGCTGGGTCAGCTCGTGCGCTGCGAATCGGAGCGTTACCCTGGCGCGTCGGCGGGCGAGACCGTGCGCGAGATCCTGTCGAGCAGCATCGACGGCCCGATCGTCGAGGATCTTCCGTTCGGCCACGTCGCGGACAACCACGCGCTCGGCGTGGGAGTGCGCTGTCGCCTGGACGGAGCTCGCGGCGAGCTCGCGCTCCTGGAACCCGTGGTGGAGGTCGATTCTTGA
- the rpsR gene encoding 30S ribosomal protein S18 translates to MVDVIAKRPAKKRRRAGRKMFSRHKVCRFCADKEIDIDYKDAKTLRIFLTERCKIIPRRISGNCARHQRRLTTAVKRARHLALVPYTTAHV, encoded by the coding sequence ATGGTCGACGTCATTGCCAAGAGGCCGGCCAAGAAGCGACGCCGCGCCGGGCGCAAGATGTTCTCGCGCCACAAGGTGTGCCGCTTCTGCGCGGACAAAGAGATCGACATCGATTACAAGGACGCGAAGACGCTGCGCATCTTCCTGACCGAGCGCTGCAAGATCATTCCCCGCCGGATCAGCGGAAACTGCGCCCGGCACCAGCGCCGCCTGACCACGGCCGTCAAGCGCGCCCGGCATCTCGCGCTCGTTCCGTACACGACGGCGCACGTCTAG
- a CDS encoding 50S ribosomal protein L9: MATIEVILTEDIHRLGNAGDVVRVKAGFGRNYLLPQGKAMLATASRVKQVEHQRRVIDELQKKAVAGFQDLARRVAAVGMTFEMQASPEGKLFGSVTNADIAARLAAGGVEIERRKIVIAEPIKSVGDHAVVVRLHREVQTPIVVKVVAASHAAAESAEAEPEGMETEERRDFDDEG; the protein is encoded by the coding sequence ATGGCGACGATCGAGGTGATTCTGACCGAGGACATCCACCGGCTCGGCAACGCCGGTGACGTCGTGCGCGTGAAGGCCGGCTTCGGGCGCAACTATCTGCTCCCGCAGGGGAAGGCCATGCTGGCCACGGCCTCGCGCGTGAAGCAGGTCGAGCACCAGCGCCGCGTGATCGACGAGCTGCAGAAGAAGGCGGTCGCCGGATTCCAGGACCTGGCGCGGCGCGTGGCTGCGGTCGGGATGACCTTCGAGATGCAGGCGAGCCCGGAGGGCAAGCTCTTCGGCTCGGTCACGAACGCGGACATCGCGGCGCGACTGGCCGCGGGCGGTGTCGAGATCGAGCGCCGCAAGATCGTGATCGCGGAGCCGATCAAGAGCGTCGGCGACCATGCGGTCGTGGTCCGGCTCCACCGCGAGGTGCAGACGCCGATCGTGGTGAAGGTGGTGGCCGCGAGCCACGCGGCCGCCGAGAGCGCAGAGGCCGAGCCCGAGGGAATGGAGACCGAAGAGCGGCGGGATTTCGACGACGAGGGCTGA
- the dnaB gene encoding replicative DNA helicase — MRAIPTDHDAEKAVLGAILLDGDALFKVADRLEPAAFDLPRHRIVYEALRDLAAKGQGVTLITLRAALEERGVLEQAGGAAFLSHLLDAVPTAAHVEHHAEIVHQKSTARALIRTCERIAARGYDAQESVALLLEEAEREVLSIAMHGVHKGFTSMKEEMQSTFEYIERVQSGQIVGVRTGFEDFDVLTGGLNGGDLAILAARPSMGKTALALNIARNHAIDFNGCVAFFSLEMTKRELVLRLLLGEAQVDNSRFRSGVLSDKDWRRLTQAASVLEGARIMFDDSMAVTVGDLAAKARRLDREQKLSLLVIDYIQLVSGRGDGERREQQVADISRSLKLLAKDLDIPVIALSQLNRGPENRPDKRPQLGDLRESGAIEQDADIVMFVYRDEVYDSESPDAGKAELIISKQRNGPTGMVKLHFDKEHGRFRSLSHRTDSPPPSAGFDSGSADVWGPSAGRGEVEPPF; from the coding sequence ATTCGCGCGATCCCGACCGACCATGACGCCGAGAAGGCCGTGCTCGGCGCGATCCTGCTCGACGGCGATGCGCTGTTCAAGGTCGCGGATCGCCTGGAGCCCGCCGCCTTCGACCTGCCTCGACACCGAATCGTGTACGAGGCCCTGCGCGACCTGGCGGCGAAGGGCCAGGGCGTGACGCTGATCACGCTGCGCGCCGCGCTCGAGGAGCGCGGGGTGCTCGAGCAGGCCGGCGGAGCTGCATTCCTCTCGCACCTGCTAGACGCCGTGCCGACGGCCGCGCACGTCGAGCACCACGCCGAGATCGTGCACCAGAAGTCGACCGCGCGCGCGCTGATCCGCACCTGCGAGCGGATCGCCGCGCGCGGCTACGACGCGCAGGAGAGCGTCGCGCTTCTGCTCGAGGAGGCCGAGCGCGAGGTGCTCTCGATCGCGATGCACGGCGTGCACAAGGGCTTCACCTCCATGAAGGAGGAGATGCAGAGCACGTTCGAGTACATCGAGCGGGTCCAGTCGGGCCAGATCGTCGGCGTGCGCACCGGCTTCGAGGACTTCGACGTGCTCACCGGCGGGCTGAACGGCGGAGACCTGGCGATCCTCGCCGCGCGCCCGAGCATGGGCAAGACGGCGCTCGCGCTGAACATCGCCCGAAACCACGCGATCGACTTCAACGGCTGCGTCGCGTTCTTCTCGCTCGAGATGACCAAACGCGAGCTCGTGCTTCGGCTTCTGCTCGGCGAGGCGCAGGTCGACAACAGCCGCTTCCGCAGCGGCGTGCTCTCCGACAAGGACTGGCGCCGGCTCACCCAGGCCGCGAGCGTGCTCGAGGGCGCGCGCATCATGTTCGACGACAGCATGGCGGTCACCGTCGGCGATCTGGCGGCGAAGGCGCGCCGGCTCGACCGCGAGCAGAAGCTCTCGCTGCTCGTGATCGACTACATCCAGCTCGTCTCCGGCCGCGGCGACGGCGAGCGCCGCGAGCAGCAGGTGGCCGACATCAGCCGCTCGCTGAAGCTGCTCGCCAAGGATCTCGACATCCCGGTGATCGCGCTCTCGCAGCTGAACCGCGGCCCCGAGAACCGCCCCGACAAGCGGCCCCAGCTGGGCGACCTGCGCGAGTCGGGCGCGATCGAGCAGGACGCGGACATCGTCATGTTCGTGTATCGCGACGAGGTCTACGATTCCGAGAGCCCCGACGCCGGCAAGGCCGAGCTGATCATCTCGAAGCAGCGCAACGGTCCGACCGGAATGGTGAAGCTGCACTTCGACAAGGAGCACGGGCGTTTCCGTTCGCTCTCGCACCGAACCGATTCGCCGCCGCCGTCGGCGGGCTTCGACTCCGGATCGGCCGACGTCTGGGGGCCGTCCGCGGGCCGCGGAGAAGTGGAGCCGCCGTTCTGA
- the bamD gene encoding outer membrane protein assembly factor BamD, whose translation MAAYCAKSVKNRTLTEAREPRPGGLEKASRAIVVLTIALLCACATAPPEEELPSAESYYQRGQKILEGQRSFLFFRDVDYPKAIESFQEVIDNYPYSEYSLLSELAIADIHFDRENYEEASSYYHDFVELHPNHAKVAYALYRNGLCSYNQMRAADRDQAPTREAAAQFRALLERFPSSEMAPDARVRLAEAEGRLAQQIIDIADFYYSQHDYHAAARRYRLALTSYPGHRDRARTMVMLGVSLSRLRLHGEAEGTLRRALELGPDEEVRDRAEFELDQLAHLPLYGPRVLPKSCVTDPNPSCPRIE comes from the coding sequence ATCGCCGCTTACTGTGCAAAATCCGTGAAAAACCGGACACTTACAGAAGCCCGCGAGCCCCGACCCGGCGGGCTCGAGAAGGCGTCGCGGGCGATCGTGGTCCTGACGATCGCCCTTCTTTGCGCCTGCGCAACTGCGCCGCCCGAAGAGGAGCTTCCGTCCGCCGAATCGTACTACCAGCGAGGCCAGAAGATCCTGGAGGGGCAGCGCTCGTTCCTGTTCTTCCGCGACGTCGACTACCCCAAGGCGATCGAGTCCTTCCAGGAGGTGATCGACAACTACCCCTACAGCGAATACTCGCTGCTCTCCGAGCTCGCGATCGCAGACATCCACTTCGATCGCGAGAACTACGAAGAGGCCTCGAGCTACTACCACGACTTCGTCGAGCTGCACCCGAATCACGCGAAGGTCGCCTATGCGCTGTACCGCAACGGCCTGTGCTCGTACAACCAGATGCGCGCGGCGGATCGCGATCAGGCGCCGACGCGCGAGGCGGCGGCGCAGTTTCGCGCGCTGCTCGAGCGCTTTCCGAGCTCCGAGATGGCTCCCGATGCGCGAGTTCGCCTGGCCGAGGCGGAGGGTCGGCTCGCGCAGCAGATCATCGACATCGCCGACTTCTACTACTCTCAGCACGACTATCACGCCGCGGCGCGGCGCTATCGCCTGGCTCTCACCAGCTACCCGGGTCACCGAGACCGCGCGCGCACGATGGTGATGCTCGGCGTCTCGCTCTCGCGCCTGCGTCTCCACGGCGAGGCCGAGGGCACGCTGCGGCGCGCGCTCGAGCTCGGGCCCGACGAAGAGGTCCGGGACCGAGCAGAGTTCGAGCTCGACCAGCTCGCGCACCTTCCACTCTACGGCCCGCGCGTGCTGCCCAAGAGCTGCGTCACGGATCCGAATCCGTCCTGTCCCAGGATCGAGTAA
- a CDS encoding serine hydrolase, which yields MAGRPSRRGALPRRGLRGAVLARPRAGSPARGGRARRRARRRAGSARALRIGALPWRVGGRDRARDPVEQHRRPDRRGSSVRPRRGQPRARRGSALSPGRSSRRARAPGTRGGGRFLKLAEVKRRLGRVERAIEKAIEAGELPGAVVMAQMGEELSFHHATGAATLAPERIEARLATIYDLASLTKVMATTAAMMLHVAERKVDLDAPVASYLPSFAERDKEKISVRHLLTHSSGLRPWRAYHADLRERDLRRGEHVVGTQAGKAEITNRVLRSAPVHEPGEASVYGDLDFIALGALVEALAGEALDAFCQRRIYGPLGLSDTHFNRLPFTGERARYAATEQCSFRERVLWGEVHDPNAWAMGGVAGHAGLFSSAGEVLRFGQEMLAADRGESAIFPAEVAREFFRRQEIAPGSDWALGWDTPTRGHSTSGEHFSSRSIGHTGFTGTSLWIDLERGMVIVFLSNRIHLVAKRSRFELRPQVHDLIWEAFLAA from the coding sequence GTGGCAGGTCGACCTTCGCGGCGCGGTGCTCTTCCTCGAAGAGGTCTCCGAGGCGCCGTACTCGCTCGACCGCGCGCTGGTTCACCTGCGCGAGGCGGGCGTGCTCGACGGCGTGCGCGGCGTCGCGCTGGGTCAGCTCGTGCGCTGCGAATCGGAGCGTTACCCTGGCGCGTCGGCGGGCGAGACCGTGCGCGAGATCCTGTCGAGCAGCATCGACGGCCCGATCGTCGAGGATCTTCCGTTCGGCCACGTCGCGGACAACCACGCGCTCGGCGTGGGAGTGCGCTGTCGCCTGGACGGAGCTCGCGGCGAGCTCGCGCTCCTGGAACCCGTGGTGGAGGTCGATTCTTGAAGCTCGCCGAGGTGAAGCGGCGGCTCGGCAGGGTCGAGCGCGCGATCGAGAAGGCGATCGAGGCCGGCGAGCTGCCGGGCGCGGTCGTGATGGCACAGATGGGCGAGGAGCTCTCGTTCCACCACGCCACGGGCGCGGCAACGCTCGCGCCGGAGCGCATCGAGGCGCGCCTCGCCACCATCTACGACCTGGCGTCGCTCACCAAGGTCATGGCGACGACGGCGGCCATGATGCTGCACGTCGCGGAGCGCAAGGTCGACCTGGACGCCCCCGTCGCGAGCTACCTGCCGTCGTTCGCCGAGCGCGACAAGGAGAAGATCAGCGTCCGCCACCTGCTCACGCACAGCTCCGGTCTGCGGCCCTGGCGCGCGTACCACGCGGACCTGCGCGAGCGCGACCTGCGGCGCGGCGAGCACGTGGTCGGCACGCAGGCCGGCAAGGCCGAGATCACCAATCGCGTCCTGCGCAGCGCACCCGTGCACGAGCCGGGCGAGGCGTCGGTCTACGGTGATCTCGACTTCATTGCGCTCGGCGCGCTCGTCGAAGCGCTCGCGGGCGAGGCGCTCGACGCCTTCTGCCAGCGCCGCATCTACGGCCCGCTGGGGCTTTCCGACACGCACTTCAACCGGCTTCCCTTCACGGGCGAGCGCGCGCGCTACGCCGCCACCGAGCAGTGTAGCTTCCGCGAGCGCGTGCTCTGGGGGGAGGTGCACGATCCGAACGCCTGGGCGATGGGCGGCGTGGCTGGCCACGCGGGGCTCTTCTCCAGCGCCGGCGAGGTGCTGCGCTTCGGCCAGGAGATGCTCGCGGCCGACCGCGGCGAGAGCGCGATCTTCCCCGCCGAGGTCGCGCGCGAGTTCTTCCGCCGCCAGGAGATCGCGCCGGGTAGCGACTGGGCGCTCGGCTGGGATACCCCGACGCGCGGTCACTCGACCTCGGGCGAGCACTTCTCCTCTCGCTCGATCGGGCACACCGGATTCACCGGCACGAGCCTGTGGATCGACCTCGAGCGCGGGATGGTGATCGTGTTCCTGTCCAACCGCATCCACCTGGTCGCCAAGCGCAGCCGCTTCGAGCTGCGCCCGCAGGTGCACGACCTGATCTGGGAGGCGTTCCTTGCGGCCTGA
- a CDS encoding 4-(cytidine 5'-diphospho)-2-C-methyl-D-erythritol kinase → MRAARWFTSASRPSRVPRTRARPTFRSRVRRSTSSRCSSARRAGTSTPTRRRSSSRRFTTCTCDFSLRGGASAKVIERLAPAKLNLGLSVLRRREDGYHEIETIFLPLRLADRLVVRRGAAGSGIRLAISGAELPADRENLVHRAAARACAELGVRADLEIELEKRVPIAAGLGGGSSDAAATLLALEALFGQTLGEALRSRVALSLGADVPFFLDPRPALGRGVGERLETLDGVPEMSWVLVAFPFPISTAQAYAEATRELTLPRVPTSIGALLGPAGLLASPRNDLEATALRRHPEIREAQRALERAGALATGMTGSGPTVFGRFPNDHAAQQAAVRIEVPAGARTIATSSPGSASAESKGNRAGA, encoded by the coding sequence TTGCGAGCAGCGCGCTGGTTCACCTCGGCGTCGCGCCCGAGCCGGGTACCGCGAACCCGGGCCCGCCCGACCTTCCGCTCGCGCGTCAGACGATCGACATCCTCGAGGTGCTCAAGCGCAAGACGCGCGGGAACCTCGACGCCGACGAGGAGGCGCTCCTCGAGCAGACGCTTCACGACCTGCACATGCGATTTCTCGCTGCGAGGCGGAGCTAGCGCGAAGGTGATCGAGCGCCTCGCGCCCGCGAAGCTGAATCTGGGTCTTTCGGTCCTGCGCCGCCGCGAGGACGGCTACCACGAGATCGAGACGATCTTCCTGCCGCTCCGGCTCGCGGATCGACTCGTGGTCCGACGCGGGGCTGCGGGAAGCGGGATCCGGCTCGCGATCAGCGGCGCCGAGCTGCCGGCGGATCGCGAGAACCTGGTCCATCGTGCGGCGGCGCGCGCCTGCGCCGAGCTCGGCGTGCGTGCGGATCTCGAGATCGAGCTCGAAAAGCGCGTTCCGATCGCGGCCGGGCTCGGCGGAGGCTCGTCCGACGCCGCGGCCACCCTGCTCGCGCTCGAGGCGCTCTTCGGGCAGACGCTCGGCGAGGCGCTGCGCAGCCGGGTGGCGCTCTCGCTCGGGGCCGACGTCCCGTTCTTTCTCGACCCGAGGCCTGCGCTGGGGCGCGGGGTCGGGGAGCGCCTCGAGACCCTGGACGGCGTGCCCGAGATGTCCTGGGTGCTGGTGGCGTTCCCGTTCCCGATCTCGACGGCGCAGGCCTACGCCGAGGCCACTCGTGAATTGACGCTCCCGCGCGTCCCGACTAGTATCGGCGCGCTTCTGGGGCCCGCCGGCCTGCTCGCATCTCCTCGCAACGACCTCGAAGCGACCGCTTTGCGGCGCCATCCGGAGATCCGAGAGGCGCAGCGGGCGCTCGAGAGGGCCGGCGCGCTCGCGACCGGCATGACCGGAAGCGGGCCGACGGTGTTCGGGCGTTTTCCGAACGACCACGCGGCGCAGCAGGCAGCCGTTCGAATCGAGGTACCGGCGGGAGCGAGGACGATCGCAACGAGTTCGCCCGGCAGCGCCTCCGCCGAATCCAAGGGGAATCGGGCTGGGGCGTAG